GGCCGCAGCGGGCGCAACCACGCCAATGACGGCGACCGCCGCCAGAATTCCGAGTGGCTTCAACATCGTGCTCATCTCAGCTCCTTTTCGTTCACCGAAAGGCTCAGCTAGAGAGTCCGGCCGGCGACCGCCGGGAAATATAGCAGAAACCGGGATGATTGGGTGATTGTGGGGTGATTGGGGTCAGGTCAAGAAAATCACAGTTTGGGATGATTGGGGACAGGTGCGCCAGCTGAACACCGGCAGCGAGACCTGCCCCCAATCATCCCAAACTGTGATTTTCTTGACCTGACCCCTGTACACACTCGCCACGCGGGTCTCGTATGCTGTGGGTAGTTATGGCCTACACACTGACCGTCAACGGCAAGTCCTCGAGCGTGGATGCCCCGGCCGACATGCCGCTGCTCTGGGCGCTGCGCGACATCCTCAACCTCAAGGGCACCAAGTACGGTTGCGGCATCGGCGCCTGCGGCGCCTGCACGGTGCACATCGACGGCAAGCCCGTCCGTTCGTGCCAGACGCGGGTATCCGCGGTGGCGGAACGCCCGATTACGACCATTGAAGGCCTGTCGGCCGACGGCACCCATCCGGTCCAGGTGGCCTGGCAGGAAGTCGACGTGCCGCAGTGCGGCTACTGCCAATCCGGACAAATCATGGCGGCCGCGGCGCTGCTCAGCCAGAAACCCAAGCCGACCGACGCCGACATCGACCAGGCGATGAACGGCAACCTCTGCCGCTGCGCGACCTACGTCCGCATCCGGCAGGCCATCCACAAGGCGGCGGCGATGTCCGTCACCACCACCGCCGCCCAGGGCGGGTCCTTCGACTCCGCTCAGGACAGGGAGGAATAGCCCATGGCGCCGATGACACTCGACCGCCGCTCGTTCCTCCGCGTCAGCGCCCTCGCCGGCGGCGGCTTCATGATCGCCACCTCGCTCGACGGCGTGGCCGGCGCCTTCGCTCAGGCCCCCTCGGCTGCGCTCGGGGCAAGCGGCAGCGACTTCACGCCCAACGCCTTCATCCGGATCACGCCGGACAACATCGTCACCATCATCGCCAAGAACCCCGAGGTCGGGCAGGGCGTCAAGACGTCGATGCCCATGCTGATCGCGGAAGAACTTGGCGCCGACTGGAAGAGCGTGCGGCTGCAGCAGGCCGACCTCGACCCGGTGAAGTACGGGCCGCAGAATGCGGGCGGCAGCACCG
This sequence is a window from Vicinamibacterales bacterium. Protein-coding genes within it:
- a CDS encoding (2Fe-2S)-binding protein, translated to MAYTLTVNGKSSSVDAPADMPLLWALRDILNLKGTKYGCGIGACGACTVHIDGKPVRSCQTRVSAVAERPITTIEGLSADGTHPVQVAWQEVDVPQCGYCQSGQIMAAAALLSQKPKPTDADIDQAMNGNLCRCATYVRIRQAIHKAAAMSVTTTAAQGGSFDSAQDREE